atttttatctatataatttttattcatcttccacttttaaattcttaaattctttaaatatatcTTCCGCAACCTGATTCTACAACATGAATTTTGCAATTACGTAATCTTTTATACACATTATCATCTCAACCATAGTAGGGTTTAAGTTAGATTGTTTACTATCATACATACATCCATTTGCACTaaaagttgattttgatgttacaATAAAAACTGGAGACGTTAGTAGATTGCATGTCATGGCAAAAAACACAAGATAAGTGTTTTGATGTACTCTTCACCATACTAGAATATCGAAAAAGTCATAGTTTTTAGTCATAATTTCTGGAAAAtaattactattaataaaattacaaaacttactataattttaattttggccTATCGTGTTGTTTAACTTTACGCAGAATAGACCGTAAACATGACTTACCTCTAGACGAATTAACCACCTAAACTTATCTATGGTTTAGAAGTCTGTGGCATCCTtccatattaaattttataaatattatatatttcaagtaaaaattttCGAATGtcatttattttacaaaatatagGTACTAACAAATTATCACTTATagtttctaataaattttatacttttgaTAATTTTGCTCTAAGGTTTAGAATGGTGGCTACAACAAATAATAAAGGTGTTTTTttaccaatattttttaatttatcttgtATTTGTCTTACAATTTCTAGAAAAAACATGATGAGacttattcttttaaaaaaaaaattctaccatAGATTATAGAATTAAACAAGTGGTGGGATAATTTAATGGAAATATCTCTGTAGATTTTGGTATCTATCCAAATCTATCTTTCATAGATCTTAGttacaacaaattttatgatgaaatcTCGTTTACTTGGGGAAGGTGCTTTAGATTAAGTGCTTTAAATGTCTCTGGAAACAATATCATTAGGAGGATCATGCTGCAgattcaaaatttcatcaaactgCATGAACTTGTCCtttcttcaaattatttaattggaGAGATTTCAATAGAACTTGGAAAACTGACTTCTCTTAACAAGCTTGTTTTAACAGGGAATCTCCTTTTTAGAGGTATACCTCATGAAGTTGGATTATTCACAGAACTTGAGCTCCTTGACCACAAATAGATTTTGCAAGTCAATCCCAAGAGAATTAAGGAGCTTATCAAGATTACATTACTTGAATTGAGAAACAATCAATTTACTCTTGAAATTCCATTTCAATTGggtaatttgattcaattttcagAACTAGATTTGAGTCATTATTTACTCAAAGGGGAGATACTGCCTCAGATTTGTAAAATAGAGAGTTTATAATATCTAAATCTTTCCTACATTAACCTTTTTGGTTTCAACCGCACGTATTGACAAGGTCCAATTCCTAACAACAGAGCATTTTGAGATGCTCCAATTGAAGCATTACAAGGGAATAAAGGATTGTGCAGCAATGTTAGTGGACTGGCACCTTGCAACGCTTTCATTTCACGCAAACACATCTTAAGAAAGAGGTTGGTAATTTCTTTAGCTGTTGCAGGAGCACTTGTTCTTTTAATTGTAGTGATAATAATGTTCTCTTGTttttagggaaaaaaacaaaagcaattgGAAGCTTACAAGTGTGAACAAGGATAAATTTATTTCagtattaaattttgatggaaaAACAATGTTCGAAGAAATTGTGAGTGCAACAGAGAATTTTGAGTCTCGGTATTGCATCTGAAAGTGTTTACAAAACACAACTTCTATTAGGGGATATTTTCGCAATTAAGAAATTTTACTCTTTTCATTTTGTCTAGATAAGTGACCAAAAAGagtttttgaatgaattaagGGTATTAACAGTGATACGACattgaaattttatgaaattttttggtttttgtataCATTCTTAACACTGTTTTTTAGTTTATGCGTATCTTGAAATAGGTAGCTCGGTCACATTCTAGAGTAATGAAGCTACAACAAGTGAATTAGATTGGGGTAAAAGACTAAATATCTTAAAAGCTGTGGTTGAAGCCTTGTCCTACCTACAAAATGGTTGCTCCCAACCAATAGTCCATCAAGACATATCAAGCAAAAATGTGTTGTTGATTCAGAATATGAAGCTCAtgtttcaaacctcaaaattgCCAAATTTCTTAAGCCAAACTCATCTAGTTGGACACAAATTGTAGGCACATACGGATACATTgcatttgttatatatataattcatttccTATAATTGTATGAATATTGTTTCTAGATGCTTTTAAAGTACCTAACCTAGAGCACCTTCTCCAAGTGGATGAGATTTCACCATAAAATTTGTTGTGACTAAGATCTATAAAAGTTAGAGTTGGATAGACACCAAAATCTTTAGAAATATTTCCAGTAATTTGGTTCTTTTCGAGGCAGACTCTAATAGCTTTTGCAATCTCTCAAATCTTGGGAGATACAACCAAGCAAATGGTTCTCACCAATGCAAAAGTGGGTAAGTGATCCACTTTGACAAATATTATAGAGAAGATAACCAATGAACTGATTATTAGACAACTCCAAATCAATCAACTTGAAGAAATTTCCAACTTCATAAGGAATGATTTCAGGAATGTCATTGTTGCTAAGATAcatatatttgatattgtttAGATTTCCAATGCTCCAAGGAATAATTCCACTCAACTGATTTATGCCAAACTCTAGAGTTAAAACAAACTTCAAATTGTCTATCTCTTCAAGAATGGTGTCATAGAGGTTGTTACTATAAAGATATAAAACTCTCAAATTGCTTAGGTTTCCAATGGAAATAAGGAATAAGACTACTCAACTGATTTGTATTCAATTCTAGATCCGAAATGAACTTTAAGTTGTCTATCTCCTCGAAAATGGTGCTAGAGAGGTTATTGCTATAAAAGTACAAAAATTTCAAGAACTTCAATTGTGATTGTCAAATATGAGGAGAATAACTCAATAATAAGaaatacttatttaatattgtatGATTGTGACAAATTTGGTCCTCGTTTCCTAATTCTTTggtttatataagaaaatttatctTGCTGGAGGTTCACATTATGACCTGCAGGCAAGAAAGGTGATTATTCGGTAACCGCTAGTTGCTAGGAGAAACTATACCCGTGAATTTACTTAGAGGAATAATTTTGACCACATAACATTCAACATCCTTCTTTGCTTTTGTTAACatgtttttctctttcaatcaattttcttaaaataataatagttctGGCTAGAGTTGTCAATGGGATAGGTCGAGCCAGCTCCGATGTGGTCTATCAGGCTCATAGGCCAAGCTAACCCATAAGATGTATATAGCCCACAGCCTGACCCAATATATATAGGGTCAAATTGGGCCTTAAATGGATTGacttattaatttgaataaaaattaatttttaatattataattattaattaatttttttatttttttaatattatgtgaaTAGGATCAAGCCAGATTGCCCACAAGCCTTGTGTCTAAACGTAGCATGTTATAGTAtcagatcaaatcaaatcattttccCAAGTTTTAGGCTAACTCGGCCTAATTGATGCCTtcgatatatataaaaaaaaaaaaaaatctgataaGCTCCAAACACTCATGAACACATGGTTTGATTCAAAAATATAGTAATTTCTTGGTTATATAATCATTTCTTCATTTAAACGATGTGACCTGCAAAAGCTTTTTCcaacttaaaaaaaaggaaaaagaaggaaaaatgaaGCTAATAAAGTACTCTCGGAAAGAAAATCAATGATACTTTTTATGATTAACGTAATGTAAATGCAACCACAAGCCGAAACGTGTTTCATTCAAGAGTACACACGGAGGCTATGCTATTCTACCATTTTTAATAGGtgactattatatatataaaaataaattacataaacttttatttacaaCTTAATATAATAGCATATAATTcgataatttttaagtaaaaaaaaataaacagttatatcattcaatcataaattattatctcagtttatatataaaaaattgtattatcatttcagtttgtatataaaaagttatacaatttatttatgagtaatactatgtgtatccattttgagtatataaatatatacacatttatatgtgtcatcatatgattaattattattttattcttaatttaaaattattcaattacatgatgatacatataaatgtgtatatatttatatacccaaagtgggtatacataattttattgtttatttatattcataattttattatttataacattattGGTTCAATAGACTGGTTTACTgtcaatatattatctatttttgatagACTTTTAAACTTTATAACATAAAACACATCTTAAGAATATATGTGTGCACACACAAGCAATATGGCTCTATCTCGTGTTCTATTGATATCAGTTTTATTTTAGGGTATCACAGTAATATATGTGTGCACACACGACAATATCGTTTTCCTAGCGAAACAATACGCAAAATTAGTGCCGACATCAATAGCCAAGTTGCAGAAAACTTATGTGCAGAATTTGGCAACAAAACAGGAAACTGGAATTTCTCTAGAAAACTACGTGAGAAAGTTTAAAATcctattcataaaatttttaagaattaaatacctatttattgATTGTTAACTTTAATCAAAACCGTTAGTTAtaagaggtaaaatcatcattttatcactaaacccttaaactttaaaagtttatatcattttttctcatagtttaaaaaattaacaattctctcccacccaaaagtttgaaaaatttacttttccctcTAGACATTATTGTGGAaacacaaactaaaaaatatgatcACAAAATGTTTATGATTTGTCAAAGAGTTAtgttatgtacataatttttgtatacaaataatgacatattatcatataattaaacaattaaaaattaaaaataaaataacacttaatcacattgtgacatatcattatttatgtataaaattgtgtataaaaattatacacatactATTATTGTTTGTCTATATCTACAAAAATTAagcgcgcacacacacacaaaattgTGATTTCTATCAGACAAAAACTTTGTTTAGCATGTCAACTACGTTATAAGTGTTCACTTGAATGTTAGAATCAAGACTTTATcaacataatattgttttcctAACGGAAGAACAGGCAAAATTGGTGCCGACATCTTTGGCCAAGTTGCAGGAAACTTTTGTGTAGAATTTGtcaacaaaacaacaaactGTCGTGGAACCATGGCAAACTAAATTCTTCCATGTTAAAATCTCAAAAACAACCCAAGGCCCTTCCACTGTCGTGGAACACGTGGCAAGTGCAGGGGACCGTTTCCCGTTTAGGGGCCGGCTAAGGTGACATCTTTTTATACGAACTTCCATATTCCAATTCGTTCCCAAGTGTAATTTTATGGTCATAGTctcgaataaataaaattagggctaaaaataaattatataaatttaaatgataatttgtgattaaataatataattatttatttttttatttaaaaattggtatcatattaaattatatgaatatatttatataatttaatattagagattaataaaattgatagagtattaaaatttttagataaataatctcgattcaaaagttatattttttatttttcaataatttagaataaatagTGACCTATgagatgataattttttttttaaatagtaaaatggtAATGTAGGGTGATAGGGCTCACAAATGGCACAATTTTGcgataaagagaaaattagtgttatgtgtataatttttatgcacaatattatatacaaataataatatatcattatatgattaaatagttaaaaattaaagataaaataatactaatcatatgataatatattattacttttttataaaaattatacacaaaatattATTGCTTATCTACATCTACAAAAAgcaaacacacacatacaatgTTATTGATAGGAAACTGATAGCACACGTTAGGTGATGACTGTCCaaactttataattattgaaattcaaAGCGTATGCTAAATTTTGAAAGAGAGAGACCCAATTGCCAATCATCACGCCACCCCGACCCACCGCCCAAACACCTTAGGATGCCACACAGCACATCAACGTTGACCGCTTACACGGTTTTCACGCCAACTTATTTCTGAGACTGAagaacaatttcccacccaagatttcataaaattataattcacatATCGaagtttcaaaaaactaaattttcatctatcattcacttttattaataaatctattaatttttcttaaaattaatttattttctcttattatgaTAATCCCTTGGGGAAAATAGAACCATTTACATAAGACAAAGACTTTGACTCTGCAACTATATGAGAAATTAATTTGCCAATTAGAGTTGCATAAAATTTATTGTCCACATGATCAAAGGACAAGTcgcaaaaaaaattgatgtataGAAAACTATGTGAGCaacaaaattaaagtatttcACCTCTGCCgtcttaaatttcattgttaaatatgaataaatgtaGGACAATTGACAAATACATTTTTAAGTCAAGTCAAATATGTTTGACCTTATATGCATTTGTGATTGCCGGCAGAAGACAAGAAACATTTGTGATCAAGAGGttgtagaaatttttatttagtgaGCAGGAAATTAGAGGGGAAAACTTTTCAAGCATTAAAGAATGCATTATGAGTTGCTTATATATATCGGTGTTaccaaattatcatattcattaCATAATTTCAGAAACAATGGGGTTGTCGTTTCGCAGAGagttttttcacttgttttcCTGCTCTTGTTTGCTGTTATGTCTCATTCTTCACCTGATGTTGCTTCTAATTCTACTCAAGAAGCAGTAGCTCTTCTCAAATGGAAAGCCAGCCTTCAAAACCACAACCATTCTCTTCTGTCATCATGGACTCTTTCTTCTGTCAATGCCACAAACACTTCTAGCCACCTCAAAACCAAGATGAGTCCATGTACTTGGTTTGGAATCTCTTGCAATTGTGCTGGAAGTATCACAAGTATTAACTTGACCAGTGCAAGTCTAAACGGTATGCTTCATGAAttatctttttcattatttccCAATCTTGCATGCATTGATCTAAGTGTGAATGAACTCTTTGGTGTCATCCCTCCTCAAATCAGTCACCTAAAAAATATAGAGGTCATTTACCTCTATTCAAATAAGTTATCTGGCTCTATTCCTAAAGAGATAGGTAACTTGAACTCTCTAACAGATTTAGCTTTGGGAGAAAATCAATTGAGTGGCTTTATTCCTCATACCATTGGAAACCTAAGTAACTTAAAAGCTTTATACCTCCACACCAATAACCTTTCTGGTGTCATTCTTGAGGAAATAGGCAACTTGAAGTTTATTTCGAAACTAGATTTGAGTGAAAATCAGTTAAGTGGTCCTATTCCTCATTCCATTGAAAACTTGAccaatttgaaagttttatacCTTCATAGCAACAATCTCTTTGGCACCATTCCTGAGGCAATAGGCAACTTAAAGTTCATTTTAGATCTAGAATTGGGTATAAATCAGTTGAGTGGCCCTATTCCTCGTAGCATTGGAAACCTAagcaatttgaaagttttatgCATTGGTAGAAACAACCTTTTTGGCATCATTCCTGAGGCAATAGACAACTTAAAGTTCATTTCATATTTAGTGTTGAGTACAAATCAACTGAGTGGTTCTATTCCTCATTCCATTAGAAATCTGAccaatttgaaagttttatacCTTCATACCAACAACCTTTCTAGCACCATTCCTGAGGCAATAGGCAACTTAAAGTTCATTTTAGATCTAGGGTTGTGTAGAAATCAGTTGAGCGGCCCTATTCCTCGTAGCATTGGAAATCTAAGCAACataaaatttttgtctttttttgacAACAACCTTTCTGGAACAATTCCATATGAAGTTGGAAATCTCTTGAAGTTGGTTAAACTAGAGTTGGCTTTTAATCACTTTACTGGTTCTCTTCCTAGAAATATTTGTCGAAGTGGATCACTTACCCACTTTTCTGTTGCTGAGAACAATTTGCTTGGTCGTATCCCCAAAGATTTGAGAGATTGCAAAAGCTTAATTAGAGTTCGCCTCGGAAAGAACCAATTTATTGGAAATATTTCTGAAGATTTTGGTGTCTATCCAAATCTTACTTTCATAGATCTTAGTCACAACAAATTTTATGGTGAAATCTCGTCTACTTGGGGAAGCTACTCTCAGTTAGGTACTTTAAATGTCTCTGGAAACAATATTACTGGGAGCATTATgccacaaattcaaaatttgatcaaactacATGAACTTGAcctttcttcaaatcatttaattGGAGAGATTCCAGTGGAACTTACAAACTTGACTTCTCTTAACAAGCTTGTTTTAATGGGGAATCAACTCTCTGGTGGTATACCTAGTGAAGTTGGCCTACTCACAGAACTTGAGTACCTCGACTTGTCTATAAATAGATTAGGCAAGTCAATCCCGAGAGAATTAGGGAACCTGTCAAGATTGCACTACTTGAATTTGAGAAACAATCAGTTTTGTCTCGAAATCCCATTTCAATTGGGTGATTTGATTCAATTGTCGGAACTAGACTTGAGTCACAATTCACTCGAAGAAGAAATACCATCTCAGATTTGTAAAATGGCGAGTTTGGAATATCTAAATCTTTCCTACAATAACCTTTCCGGTTTCATCCCAAGTTGTTTTGAGGATATGCATGGATTGTCACGTATTGACATATCTTATAACAGGTTACATGGTCCAATTCCTAACAATAAAGCATTTCGAGATGCTCCAATTGAAGCATTACAAGGGAATAAAGGATTGTGTGGCAATGTTAGTGGGTTGACACCATGCAATAATGCTCTCACTTCACAAAAGCATGTCCTAGGAAAGAGGTTGGTAATTTCCTTTGTTGCTTTGGGGGCACTTGCTCTTCTAATTATTGTGACAATAATGTTCTTTTGTTTTCAAGGAAAGAAACAAGAGTTACCAAAAGAACATGGAAGGGTGAATAAGGATAAATTTCTTTCAGTACTAAATTTTGATGGAAAAACAAtgtttgaagaaattgtaagtGCAACAGAGAATTTTAATGCCAAGTATTGCATCGGGAGTGGTGGGTCTGGCAGTGTTTATAGAGCACAAGTTCTATCAGGGGCTATTTTTGCAATAAAGAAATTTCACTCATTTCATCTTGACCAGGTAGATGACCAAAAAgagtttttaaatgaaataaggTCATTACCAGAGATACGACATCGAaatattgtgaaattttttggtttttgtgtgCATTCTGAACACTTTCTTTCAATTTATGAGTATCTTGAAAGGGGTAGCTTGGCCACATTCTTGAATAATAAAGCTACAGCAAGAGACTTGGATTGGGGTAAAAGAGTAAATATCTTAAAAGGTGTGGCTGAAGCCTTGTCTTACCTGCACTATGGTTGCTCCCAACCAGCAGTCCATCGAGACATATCAAGCAAAAATGTGTTGTTGGATTCAAAATATGAAGCTCATGTTTCAGACTTTGGAATTGCAAAATTTCTCAAGGCAGACTCATCCAATTGGTCACAACTTGCAGGCACATATGGATATATTGCACCaggtatatataattcattttctatTGTCTGATTCATTAATTACATACATAAGGAACAGTTACAACATATGTTCTCATGTTTTGTCTTTCACTTTGCAGAATTGGCTTACACGACAAAGGTAACTGAGAAATGCAATGTATATAGCTTTGGAGTGTTAGCGTTAGAAGTGATAAAAGGAAATCATCCTGGCGATATCATTCCTTCTCTATCCTCTTCTTTCACTTGGGAGAACATGTTGTTGAACAATATTTTGGATCCACGTCTTCCACTTCCTTCACTTGCAATTCAAGATCAACTAATGGTAGTCATAAAGCTAGCAATTGATTGCTTGGGTACCAATCCAAAGTGTAGGCCAACCATGGACGTGGTTTCTCGTATGTTTTGAACTACAACTTATCGTTATTAATACTTGGTAGAATGTCTTctacaataaaacaaaaataatgtgTCATTTTGTCATTCTAGTTCATTGCATGCATCTAGTTTCTTAGGCATGGCTTTTTCCCTTGTGAATTTTATGTATTAGATAAGgctttatgtaaaataaaagtTCCAAAACTAAGAAATGGATGTTTAACtacatttaagtaaaatccATCTCTTTATGCAGCATTTATAATGACCAAAAAAGACATTGTATACTTGAAAACATCATAGCACTTTCAGCTATTGAGATTGAAGTAGTTGTCAGACTTAAATGTTTGATCTATTGCTTCACTAACTTGAAAACATCACAACACTTTGTACTTGATTTTGTACCccatgaattttgttttaaagcaAGAAAATTTATGTGTGATGCACCTATTGATTCTTCATATAGATATGTTTGGTACTTATAAAGTTAGATAGACGATGGGATAATAAACATCTAAACATTATTGATCAATGACCGTTTTAAGGGGCTCCAACATTTTTATTAGAGCACTGCCATGTCTTTATCATactcagtaaaaaaaaaaaaatttagggatcTTTTAgtcatgtaataaaaaattgtgtataGTCGTTTCATATACGTCACATGATTTCAACATAAGATACGTATAATTCCACCTAGTTTTGAGTCTTTTAACatcagtttataattttttacatcttAAACCCATTTGTCTATACATTGATGCCATGCTTGTATATGTGTTGGAGATGATCAAATGTAAATgataacatgtttaattatttttgtgacTTTTTGTTAAACTCAAAATATCTCATActattaaattcttaatataacatacatatttaatataaaataatttgccACCAAAtggtatatttaaattattcatcATTAACTCAATTACTCTATCATTCTTTTAAGtgttgtcaaatataattataaaaataaagttatttattttatattcattaaaaatgttttttaatatttgataaattgtgACACCAGAATGAGGATATTTTATTACcctaaatgaaataattttttttcataactaTCCATTAGAATTAACAGAATAGATAGTTGCACAAAAGTATCGGATATCTTGATTACAAAGTTGTCCATGAATCAAAAAAATAggaataacaccattaaaatcaAGCAGTTCttccataatttttaatttcatcaatttataatttttaacaatgTCAAATCTAAGTTtagatttaagattttttttaaaaaaatgctaGTTAAACATTGTTTTGGTAGgctagtttttaaataaaataactctaaaattcgtgaagatttgaaaatcaaagtaatttttttaaataaaataagaaaagcaTAGCAATCGAGATATCCTCTTTTGGTAGGCTTGTTGTGGGGAAAATGTACACGAGGTTCAATTTTAGGTAGACATAGATGTTTAACTGTATTCGATTCAATTTAAGTTGAGTTtggataaaatttaattcaaatttgtttttaatttaaatgaattaatttaaaatcgattagaaaatgataaaatgaattcaaatttagttaaaaaataatataatttgagttaGTTTAATGTGAAAGTTTGGATTAATAGGACTTGTTTATGAAAACAAGAATCATCCTTAGATTGAAACTTGATTGTTTCTTCTAAACTCGAATTTAaatcaagaaattcaaattgagtcgtAGTCAAATTGTTAATTTCCATTAAGAAAAACAATGTTTACAGTTTGATCGGTTCAACCGAAGAACCAAcctatttaattgattattaaattattatgtattttttaaatggtaTCAAATATTTAccactttttaaaatataaaacatataaaatataattttaaatatgttaattaaacaattgacaCTCTATTacatagataaagaaaaaatcaattataaattactggttttaaataactttttcaattcaataaatttatcaaatttaattgaattttaaataaattaatattatatattaactaaattgaattataaaatcaatattataaattaatttataattcaattgatCCAACTAAATAATTCAGTcgaagtttaaaaatattgaataaaagtCTTTTGCCAAATAAACTAATCCAAAGCGTTggttaaacaatttattttttcgaaataaaatcattattaattgaattttatgtttaatttaatatttataactccAACTAGCAATTATTATTATCGGTTGTTTGAAAGGAATGATGGCAAACTAAATTCTTCCATGTCAAAATCTCAAAAACACCCCTAGGCCCTTCCACCGTCGTGGAACACGTGGGCAGTGCAGGGGACCGTTTCCCGTTTAGAGGCCGGCTGAGGTGCCATCTTTTTATATGAACTTCTACATTCCAATTCGTtccaaattgtaattttacggTCACAATctcaaataaataagattatgagtataaataaattgtataaatttaaataatagcatatgattaaataatataattatttatttttcttttattttaaaattgttatcatattaaattatatgaatatgtttgtataatttaatattagagattaacaaaattgataaaatattaaaatttttagataaataaccTTGATTCAAAAGTCATATTTCTCGTCTTTACTGTTTGgaaagatgatttctctttctAGATAACGTCTCTTAACGTCGAAAGGATTGGGGTAGAGTTGAGGCAGACTGTGAAAAGAAGAGAAACCgtcaggagggagagacgactGGCGATGACATCAGAGAAAATAAatggattttgaaactaaacggtaatatgattttttcaaacttgatttagagaagaaaaatcggtttttttaaatttaaagagaaaaaataaaatcatatttaagtttatttttaatattaaatataaaataacgattttatccttaaaattaataaatttaaacagttatgagtggataaataaaatttttaaaattaatagaaaaaattttaaaaaatcagttTACCTCGGGTGGGCATAGTGATTTGGCCTTATTGATAAAAAGACAAACCGACGCAGCGCTTTAGGCTTTAACAGCCTGGAATTTTTAATGGAAATACAAAGCGTGTCCTAAATTTTGAAAGACCGAGACCCCAATTGTCAATCATCTCGCCTCCCCGACCCAGCGCCCAAACACCTTAGGACGCCA
This sequence is a window from Mangifera indica cultivar Alphonso chromosome 20, CATAS_Mindica_2.1, whole genome shotgun sequence. Protein-coding genes within it:
- the LOC123204830 gene encoding MDIS1-interacting receptor like kinase 2-like, yielding MSHSSPDVASNSTQEAVALLKWKASLQNHNHSLLSSWTLSSVNATNTSSHLKTKMSPCTWFGISCNCAGSITSINLTSASLNGMLHELSFSLFPNLACIDLSVNELFGVIPPQISHLKNIEVIYLYSNKLSGSIPKEIGNLNSLTDLALGENQLSGFIPHTIGNLSNLKALYLHTNNLSGVILEEIGNLKFISKLDLSENQLSGPIPHSIENLTNLKVLYLHSNNLFGTIPEAIGNLKFILDLELGINQLSGPIPRSIGNLSNLKVLCIGRNNLFGIIPEAIDNLKFISYLVLSTNQLSGSIPHSIRNLTNLKVLYLHTNNLSSTIPEAIGNLKFILDLGLCRNQLSGPIPRSIGNLSNIKFLSFFDNNLSGTIPYEVGNLLKLVKLELAFNHFTGSLPRNICRSGSLTHFSVAENNLLGRIPKDLRDCKSLIRVRLGKNQFIGNISEDFGVYPNLTFIDLSHNKFYGEISSTWGSYSQLGTLNVSGNNITGSIMPQIQNLIKLHELDLSSNHLIGEIPVELTNLTSLNKLVLMGNQLSGGIPSEVGLLTELEYLDLSINRLGKSIPRELGNLSRLHYLNLRNNQFCLEIPFQLGDLIQLSELDLSHNSLEEEIPSQICKMASLEYLNLSYNNLSGFIPSCFEDMHGLSRIDISYNRLHGPIPNNKAFRDAPIEALQGNKGLCGNVSGLTPCNNALTSQKHVLGKRLVISFVALGALALLIIVTIMFFCFQGKKQELPKEHGRVNKDKFLSVLNFDGKTMFEEIVSATENFNAKYCIGSGGSGSVYRAQVLSGAIFAIKKFHSFHLDQVDDQKEFLNEIRSLPEIRHRNIVKFFGFCVHSEHFLSIYEYLERGSLATFLNNKATARDLDWGKRVNILKGVAEALSYLHYGCSQPAVHRDISSKNVLLDSKYEAHVSDFGIAKFLKADSSNWSQLAGTYGYIAPELAYTTKVTEKCNVYSFGVLALEVIKGNHPGDIIPSLSSSFTWENMLLNNILDPRLPLPSLAIQDQLMVVIKLAIDCLGTNPKCRPTMDVVSRMF